One Bradyrhizobium sp. ISRA464 genomic window carries:
- a CDS encoding glycosyltransferase family 2 protein encodes MTPATTHPAMKDGDSDALPAGDDRSAGPTWSFVVPVYGSPESLELLSQRIKDVCSRTNVSYELILVDDRCPKGSWYEIERLVATDSAIIGIRLSRNFGQHAAIQAGLSRATGEWTIVMDCDLQDQPEEVPRLWAKAKEGFEVVRAERVTRNDPIHRRLLSKIFYGLLSYLTDTRQRPEFANFGIYSRRVIETITRWQEESKYFPAIVSWVGFSQTTLAVEQAPRFEGRSSYTFGKLVALGMNVIVGFSDKPLKLVMVTGFLIALLSFSMTFFVLVSHLMGALTVEGWASIALSLWFLAGSLLFAVGLTGLYVGRILVEAKGRPTFIVDRILTGSGTELRPESQARILQADDHTC; translated from the coding sequence ATGACCCCCGCCACCACGCATCCAGCAATGAAGGATGGCGATTCGGACGCTTTGCCCGCCGGTGACGACCGCTCCGCTGGTCCCACCTGGTCATTCGTCGTACCTGTCTATGGTTCACCGGAAAGCCTCGAGCTGCTGAGCCAACGCATCAAGGATGTATGCTCACGGACGAACGTCTCTTACGAACTGATCCTCGTCGATGATCGTTGCCCCAAGGGCTCCTGGTACGAGATCGAACGCTTGGTCGCGACCGATTCCGCGATCATCGGTATCCGCCTCTCGCGGAATTTCGGCCAGCACGCAGCGATCCAGGCCGGCCTGTCCCGGGCAACAGGCGAATGGACCATCGTCATGGATTGCGATCTTCAGGACCAGCCGGAAGAGGTTCCAAGGCTGTGGGCCAAGGCCAAGGAAGGCTTTGAGGTGGTTCGAGCCGAGCGCGTCACGCGCAACGATCCCATTCACCGTCGATTGCTGTCGAAGATATTCTACGGACTGCTGAGCTACTTGACCGACACCCGCCAGCGGCCGGAATTCGCAAATTTTGGAATCTACAGCCGGCGGGTGATCGAGACGATCACTCGTTGGCAGGAGGAATCGAAGTATTTTCCAGCCATCGTTTCCTGGGTCGGCTTTTCGCAGACGACGCTCGCGGTTGAGCAAGCTCCGCGTTTTGAAGGGCGTTCCAGCTACACCTTCGGAAAGCTCGTAGCACTGGGCATGAACGTTATTGTCGGCTTCTCCGACAAGCCCCTGAAACTGGTCATGGTCACCGGGTTCCTCATTGCACTGCTCTCGTTCAGCATGACGTTCTTTGTTCTTGTCTCACACCTGATGGGCGCACTCACGGTGGAAGGCTGGGCCAGCATTGCCTTGTCGCTCTGGTTCCTTGCCGGAAGCCTGTTGTTCGCAGTTGGCCTCACCGGCCTTTACGTCGGACGAATTCTCGTCGAAGCGAAGGGACGGCCGACCTTCATCGTCGATCGGATTCTGACCGGCAGCGGCACCGAGCTGCGCCCTGAAAGCCAAGCTCGCATTCTTCAGGCCGACGACCACACATGCTGA
- a CDS encoding class I SAM-dependent methyltransferase, which translates to MFAPELANTASGFDPDAFDELAQLEAGHFWFVARNRLIVGLADRFFPQARSFMEIGCGTGFVLRAMAGSRTWQRLVGSELHPAGLAHAKERLPSEVEFVQMDARDLPAADMFDLTGAFDAIEHIVDDEAVLSGLRAATKRGGGAIITVPQHPWLWSRADEVAYHQRRYRRGELEAKLRRNGFEVLFSSSFTALLLPLMMASRLKPGKPSADEDVYEFKLNPVVNGMLRGILQAEVRMTLAGIRWPAGGSRVVVAQAV; encoded by the coding sequence ATGTTCGCTCCTGAGCTTGCGAATACAGCCAGCGGATTTGATCCCGATGCGTTCGACGAGCTTGCGCAGCTGGAAGCCGGACATTTTTGGTTTGTCGCCCGCAACCGGCTCATCGTCGGTTTGGCTGACCGGTTTTTCCCACAAGCGCGATCGTTCATGGAGATAGGCTGTGGGACAGGCTTTGTGTTGCGAGCCATGGCAGGATCCCGCACGTGGCAACGCCTGGTCGGCTCGGAATTGCACCCAGCCGGACTGGCGCATGCGAAGGAGCGTCTGCCGTCCGAGGTGGAATTCGTGCAAATGGATGCGCGCGATCTCCCCGCGGCGGACATGTTCGACCTCACCGGCGCGTTCGACGCGATTGAGCACATTGTGGACGATGAGGCGGTGCTGAGCGGATTGCGAGCCGCCACGAAGCGCGGCGGCGGCGCGATCATCACCGTACCGCAGCATCCTTGGCTATGGAGCCGGGCCGACGAGGTCGCCTACCATCAACGGCGCTATCGCCGCGGCGAACTGGAAGCGAAGTTGCGCCGCAACGGTTTCGAGGTCCTCTTTTCATCGTCTTTCACGGCACTGCTTTTGCCGCTGATGATGGCCAGCCGCTTGAAACCCGGAAAACCAAGTGCGGATGAAGACGTCTATGAATTCAAGCTCAATCCCGTCGTCAACGGGATGCTACGCGGTATATTGCAAGCCGAGGTTCGGATGACCCTGGCAGGCATTCGATGGCCTGCAGGAGGCAGTCGCGTTGTCGTGGCACAAGCAGTCTAG